A single genomic interval of Alteromonas sp. BL110 harbors:
- a CDS encoding HAD family hydrolase → MEQKKPTVTNADIELVIFDCDGVLIDSEILCKRVLISMLHDLGVKIDGDYFDRHFLGKSYDSAKAQIAEDFNISLSVAFKDDYLTALLAVFAEELMPTSGLEAILQRLTVSKCIATSSHPERVTFSLKTAALDSIFNGHVTTSAEVSRGKPAPDIFLLAAEKMGISPEKCLVIEDSDAGIEGALSAGMSVVKYTGASHLEKGQPSMFVGVPVIAHWKELPELYPRLFNV, encoded by the coding sequence ATGGAGCAGAAAAAGCCAACAGTAACAAATGCCGATATAGAGTTGGTTATTTTTGACTGTGATGGAGTACTTATTGACAGTGAGATTTTGTGCAAGCGCGTACTTATATCTATGCTACATGACCTTGGCGTAAAAATAGATGGCGATTATTTCGATAGGCACTTTTTAGGTAAGAGTTATGATTCTGCAAAAGCGCAAATAGCCGAAGATTTTAATATCAGCCTCTCCGTAGCGTTTAAGGATGATTATTTGACTGCGCTACTGGCCGTATTCGCCGAAGAGTTAATGCCAACATCGGGTTTAGAGGCTATTTTGCAGCGACTCACTGTAAGCAAGTGTATTGCGACCAGTAGCCACCCCGAGAGAGTCACATTTTCTTTAAAAACTGCGGCATTAGATAGCATCTTTAATGGCCATGTCACTACTAGCGCAGAAGTGTCAAGGGGAAAGCCGGCACCCGATATCTTTCTTTTGGCAGCGGAGAAAATGGGGATATCGCCTGAAAAGTGTTTAGTGATAGAGGATTCAGATGCAGGTATTGAAGGTGCATTAAGTGCCGGAATGTCGGTAGTGAAATACACGGGGGCAAGTCATTTAGAAAAGGGGCAGCCTAGTATGTTTGTAGGGGTTCCCGTGATCGCGCACTGGAAAGAGCTACCCGAACTTTACCCAAGGTTGTTTAACGTTTAA
- a CDS encoding alpha/beta fold hydrolase — protein sequence MLKNVKVLLIHGMLSLLLFSHVSLALGTDANSLARPAFDKRLSTVEYPFDVRTFSFSSQGIDLEMAYIFLPPEKDKPVVTLFHGKNFNGSYWESTARLLQNQGYGVLIPDQVGFGKSSKPTQYQYSFATLANNTRQLMQFLNIEKSIIVGHSMGGMLATRFALLSPERSEKLILINPIGLENYLLYESYTDIETVYQKELKKTPEMIVNYQTKNYYDGAWNDTYASHAEFLRGWINGPDRETLARVNALTYDMIFTQPVIEEFDDLALPTTLILGTRDRTAPGRANKHDDVSRELGRYDKLGNEVKARNSNIHVVELEGLGHLPHIEAFERFKVPFLDALHD from the coding sequence ATGCTCAAAAATGTAAAGGTATTGCTAATTCATGGCATGCTGTCATTGCTACTCTTTTCACACGTCTCTCTTGCACTGGGAACCGACGCTAATTCGCTAGCTCGGCCCGCATTTGATAAACGCTTAAGCACGGTGGAATATCCATTCGATGTAAGAACATTTAGTTTCTCTTCACAGGGAATTGATCTTGAAATGGCTTATATTTTTTTGCCACCTGAAAAAGACAAGCCGGTTGTAACACTTTTTCACGGCAAAAATTTCAACGGCTCGTATTGGGAAAGTACAGCTCGTCTCCTGCAAAATCAGGGCTACGGCGTTCTTATTCCCGACCAAGTAGGCTTTGGAAAATCGTCTAAACCCACGCAATATCAATACAGTTTTGCCACGCTTGCGAACAATACGCGACAATTGATGCAGTTTTTAAACATCGAAAAAAGTATTATTGTTGGGCACTCCATGGGCGGCATGTTAGCTACGCGATTTGCATTGCTTTCCCCAGAAAGAAGCGAAAAGTTAATTTTGATAAATCCCATTGGTTTAGAGAATTACTTGCTGTATGAAAGTTACACCGACATTGAAACGGTCTACCAAAAAGAGCTTAAAAAAACGCCGGAAATGATCGTCAATTATCAAACGAAGAACTATTATGATGGAGCGTGGAACGACACCTATGCGAGCCATGCTGAGTTTTTGCGAGGGTGGATAAACGGTCCAGACAGGGAAACGCTAGCACGCGTTAATGCGCTGACCTACGATATGATATTTACACAGCCAGTTATTGAAGAGTTTGATGATTTAGCCCTGCCTACCACACTAATATTAGGTACTCGAGATCGCACTGCGCCTGGACGTGCAAACAAACATGACGACGTAAGTAGAGAATTGGGCCGCTACGATAAGTTGGGTAATGAAGTAAAAGCGCGTAATTCAAACATCCATGTTGTCGAATTAGAAGGGCTAGGTCACCTTCCTCATATTGAAGCTTTTGAGCGCTTTAAGGTGCCATTTTTAGACGCATTGCATGACTAA
- a CDS encoding ABC transporter substrate-binding protein — translation MLKKLSLIIASALTINAAAQAETITIATVNNGDMITMKSLSSEFEKQHPDIDLKWVTLEENILRQRVTTDVATSGGQYDVMTIGTYEVPIWGKQGWLTELNGLGDDYDIDDLLPAIRSGLSVNDKLYAAPFYGESSMVMYRTDLMKKAGLEMPKAPTWSFIKEAAAAMTDKDAGVYGICLRGKAGWGENIALLTSMSNSFGARWFDENWKPQFDSKAWKDTLEYYVDVMEKYGPPGSSANGFNENLALFQTGKCGMWIDATVAGGFVTNEKDSEVADKVGFALAPDNGLGKRGNWLWAWTLAIPSSSKKTDAAMKFISWATSKGYSNLVADKKGWANVPPGTRTSLYENDAYLEAAPFAQITLDSINSADPKNPTVEPVPYVGIQFVAIPEFQGIGTAVGQQFSAALTGRMTVDQALQSSQRLVERAMRKARYPK, via the coding sequence ATGTTAAAAAAACTATCTTTAATTATAGCCAGCGCACTAACTATTAATGCGGCAGCGCAGGCAGAAACTATCACTATCGCTACAGTAAATAATGGCGACATGATCACTATGAAGTCGCTTAGCAGCGAGTTTGAAAAGCAGCACCCTGATATTGACCTTAAATGGGTAACGCTAGAAGAGAACATTCTTCGTCAGCGCGTTACTACTGACGTTGCTACTAGCGGTGGGCAATACGATGTAATGACGATAGGCACCTATGAAGTACCGATTTGGGGCAAGCAAGGTTGGCTGACCGAGCTAAACGGGCTAGGTGACGATTACGATATTGACGATTTATTACCTGCTATTCGCAGCGGTCTTTCAGTAAACGACAAGCTTTATGCTGCGCCGTTTTATGGTGAAAGTTCAATGGTGATGTATCGCACCGACCTAATGAAAAAAGCAGGCTTGGAAATGCCAAAAGCGCCTACATGGAGCTTTATCAAAGAAGCTGCTGCAGCAATGACCGATAAAGACGCCGGGGTATACGGCATTTGTCTTCGCGGTAAAGCTGGGTGGGGCGAAAACATTGCGCTATTAACGTCAATGTCTAACTCTTTTGGTGCTCGCTGGTTCGACGAAAATTGGAAGCCGCAGTTCGATTCTAAAGCGTGGAAAGACACCTTAGAGTACTACGTAGATGTGATGGAAAAATACGGTCCTCCAGGTTCATCAGCCAATGGTTTTAACGAAAACTTAGCGCTCTTTCAAACTGGCAAATGCGGCATGTGGATTGATGCAACAGTAGCGGGAGGCTTTGTAACTAACGAAAAAGATTCTGAAGTTGCCGACAAAGTAGGCTTCGCGCTAGCGCCAGATAACGGTTTGGGTAAACGCGGAAACTGGCTATGGGCTTGGACTTTAGCTATCCCGTCAAGCAGCAAGAAAACCGATGCGGCGATGAAGTTTATTAGCTGGGCAACATCAAAGGGCTATTCAAACTTAGTTGCAGACAAAAAAGGGTGGGCGAATGTCCCTCCGGGCACACGTACCTCACTATATGAGAACGACGCTTATTTAGAAGCTGCGCCGTTTGCACAAATTACTTTAGATTCAATTAATTCTGCAGATCCGAAAAATCCAACAGTAGAGCCTGTACCCTACGTAGGTATTCAGTTTGTCGCAATTCCTGAGTTCCAAGGTATTGGCACTGCGGTAGGTCAGCAGTTTAGCGCAGCACTAACAGGTCGTATGACGGTAGACCAAGCTCTGCAAAGCTCACAGCGTTTAGTTGAACGCGCTATGCGCAAAGCACGTTACCCAAAATAA
- a CDS encoding ABC transporter ATP-binding protein, whose amino-acid sequence MGSITLKQVTKSFGDVNVIKPLDLEIRDGEFIVFVGPSGCGKSTLLRMIAGLEDTTSGTIEIDNQDATDMPPAQRGLAMVFQSYALYPHMSVRNNIAFPLKQAKVAPAIIEQKIEKAAKMLNLTDYLDRKPGQLSGGQRQRVAIGRAIVRQPSAFLFDEPLSNLDASLRVNMRLEISELHKSLDTTMIYVTHDQVEAMTMADRIAVFNGGIIEQVGTPLELYQKPVNQFVAGFIGSPKMNFISVDAKAGDPTCSLGVRPEHFRINEEKGLWTGRVGVIEHLGSETFLHVHVDGVGTLTVKADGDCKVAYGDTINLTAAEEKIMHFDKDGVTIPELSWGEKASSSAA is encoded by the coding sequence ATGGGAAGTATTACCTTAAAACAAGTTACAAAAAGCTTCGGCGACGTTAACGTGATTAAGCCGCTGGACTTAGAAATTCGAGATGGTGAATTCATCGTGTTTGTTGGGCCGTCGGGTTGCGGTAAGTCAACCTTACTTCGCATGATTGCGGGCCTTGAAGATACCACAAGCGGTACTATCGAAATTGATAACCAGGACGCGACAGACATGCCGCCAGCGCAGCGTGGGTTAGCAATGGTGTTTCAGTCTTACGCCCTTTATCCTCATATGTCGGTGCGTAACAATATTGCATTTCCGCTAAAGCAGGCGAAAGTAGCCCCAGCAATCATTGAACAGAAGATTGAAAAAGCGGCGAAAATGCTAAACCTGACTGATTATCTTGACCGCAAACCGGGTCAGCTTTCGGGCGGACAGCGCCAGCGTGTTGCTATCGGACGTGCTATAGTACGCCAGCCTTCAGCGTTCTTGTTTGATGAGCCACTGTCGAACCTAGATGCGTCACTTCGCGTGAACATGCGCCTTGAAATATCTGAGCTTCATAAAAGCTTAGATACCACTATGATTTATGTTACTCACGACCAGGTTGAAGCCATGACCATGGCCGACCGAATTGCGGTATTTAATGGCGGTATTATCGAACAAGTAGGTACGCCTTTAGAGCTTTATCAAAAGCCAGTAAACCAATTCGTGGCAGGCTTTATCGGCTCACCAAAAATGAACTTTATTAGCGTAGATGCTAAAGCGGGCGACCCAACGTGCAGCTTGGGTGTTCGTCCAGAGCACTTTAGAATTAACGAAGAGAAAGGACTGTGGACTGGCAGAGTTGGAGTTATTGAACACTTAGGCTCTGAGACTTTCTTACATGTTCATGTTGACGGTGTCGGTACGCTAACAGTGAAAGCTGATGGCGATTGTAAAGTCGCTTACGGCGACACCATTAACTTAACGGCTGCCGAGGAAAAAATTATGCACTTCGACAAAGATGGCGTAACAATCCCCGAGTTGTCGTGGGGGGAAAAAGCGTCGTCTTCGGCCGCTTAG
- a CDS encoding sodium:solute symporter family transporter yields MVYEYIVIAGYFALILGIGFAFKSLAKNSTSDYFRGGGRMLWWMVGSTAFMAQFSAWTFTGAAGKAFSDGFSISLVFFANTFAYFCGWLYFSARFRQMRVDTPTEGIKRRFGTQNELFFSWALIVFSMINAGVWLNALGVFSSAVFSADISLTIIATGLTVLFVSVLSGAWGVVASDFVQTLIVAVISVACAIVALVKVGGPVALVNDFPVDFVMGPDMNYGVILIGSFVFFLAKQLITIMNLNDSFRFLNAKDSVNARKAALLAMVLMGIGSIVWFIPPWAAAILYPDAATSYAELGNKAADAVYLVFTRNAMPIGTVGLLLAGLFAASMSSMDSALNKNAGIFVRSVYQPLLKKRNTLVSDQHLLKVSRTVSFISGILVILVALFFKSLKELSLFELMMNVSTMVQVPLLIPLILGLFIRRTPQWAPWATVGLGLCVSWFMTHVFTADVLAQIIGLERAFTRRESIDVGLMMMIAAHLIITAGFFCITSLFYKAEHDTHREETNHFFEDLQTPVVSDIEQDEYDSKQRHKLGVMVMVMSIGMLAMMLIPNPLWGRLMFLLCACVMVLIGYLLKASATPRIASANAQ; encoded by the coding sequence ATGGTCTATGAATACATTGTCATTGCCGGTTATTTTGCACTTATTTTAGGTATTGGCTTTGCGTTTAAATCGTTAGCGAAAAACTCAACCAGTGACTATTTTCGCGGTGGTGGTCGTATGCTTTGGTGGATGGTTGGCTCTACTGCATTTATGGCGCAATTCTCTGCTTGGACATTTACTGGGGCCGCGGGAAAGGCGTTTTCAGATGGATTTTCCATAAGCCTAGTGTTTTTTGCCAACACGTTTGCCTACTTTTGCGGGTGGCTATATTTCTCTGCGCGGTTCAGACAAATGCGTGTAGATACGCCCACAGAAGGAATCAAGCGTCGCTTCGGTACCCAAAATGAGCTGTTTTTCTCGTGGGCATTAATTGTCTTTAGCATGATCAATGCGGGGGTTTGGCTAAATGCGCTGGGTGTATTTTCCAGTGCAGTTTTTAGTGCCGATATTAGCCTTACCATAATTGCTACGGGTCTTACTGTTCTTTTTGTTTCTGTACTTTCTGGTGCGTGGGGTGTTGTTGCCTCTGATTTTGTTCAAACATTGATTGTGGCGGTTATTTCGGTGGCATGCGCCATTGTTGCCTTAGTCAAAGTGGGTGGTCCGGTGGCGCTTGTGAATGATTTCCCTGTGGATTTCGTCATGGGCCCCGACATGAACTACGGCGTAATTCTTATTGGCTCTTTTGTTTTCTTTCTTGCTAAACAACTTATTACCATAATGAATCTTAACGATTCATTCCGCTTTCTTAATGCGAAAGATTCAGTAAACGCGCGTAAAGCTGCGTTACTTGCAATGGTACTTATGGGTATTGGTAGTATTGTTTGGTTTATACCCCCTTGGGCTGCTGCCATTTTATACCCAGATGCAGCAACGTCTTATGCTGAGTTAGGCAACAAAGCTGCCGATGCTGTGTACCTGGTTTTCACCCGCAATGCTATGCCTATTGGAACGGTAGGTTTGTTGCTTGCTGGGCTTTTTGCCGCTTCTATGTCATCCATGGATTCTGCACTTAATAAGAACGCGGGTATTTTTGTGAGAAGTGTCTACCAGCCTTTATTGAAAAAACGCAATACCTTGGTAAGTGACCAGCACTTACTCAAAGTCAGCCGCACGGTAAGTTTTATAAGCGGCATATTGGTTATTCTGGTAGCGCTTTTCTTTAAATCCTTAAAAGAACTGAGCTTGTTTGAGTTAATGATGAACGTATCTACCATGGTACAAGTTCCACTACTCATTCCGCTCATTCTTGGGTTATTTATTAGAAGAACTCCGCAATGGGCACCGTGGGCGACAGTAGGGTTAGGGTTGTGTGTATCTTGGTTTATGACTCACGTTTTTACAGCGGATGTCTTGGCTCAAATAATAGGTTTGGAAAGGGCATTTACGCGAAGGGAATCAATTGATGTAGGGCTCATGATGATGATTGCCGCGCACCTAATAATTACCGCTGGTTTCTTTTGCATAACTTCGCTTTTCTACAAGGCAGAACATGATACTCATCGTGAAGAAACCAATCACTTCTTTGAAGACTTACAAACCCCTGTTGTTTCCGATATTGAACAAGATGAGTACGACAGCAAGCAGCGTCACAAGTTAGGCGTTATGGTAATGGTGATGAGTATAGGGATGCTTGCAATGATGCTGATCCCAAATCCGCTATGGGGAAGACTTATGTTTTTGTTGTGTGCGTGCGTCATGGTACTTATCGGGTACTTATTGAAAGCAAGTGCAACGCCCCGGATTGCGTCGGCAAATGCACAGTAA
- a CDS encoding carbohydrate ABC transporter permease — translation MAIKDTNKSKLIYTLAAWTVSGMIFFPILWTIITSFKTESEAISASPSLFMFDWTLENYVEVLSRSPYFDHFMNSVVISLGASLLGLLIAIPAAWSMAFVQTKRTKNLLMWMLSTKMLPPVGVLIPIYLLFRDFGLLDTRIGLVIVMTLINLPIMVWMLYTYFREIPNEILEAARMDGAGIKQEIFQVLLPIALPGIASTLLLNVILAWNEAFWTLILTAANAAPLTAFIASYSSPEGLFYAKLSAASVMAVVPILILGWFSQKQLVRGLSFGAVK, via the coding sequence ATGGCGATTAAAGATACGAATAAATCAAAACTTATCTACACCCTTGCGGCGTGGACAGTAAGCGGGATGATTTTCTTCCCTATTCTTTGGACGATTATTACAAGCTTTAAAACGGAGTCAGAAGCCATTTCTGCTTCGCCTAGTTTGTTTATGTTCGATTGGACGCTGGAGAACTATGTAGAGGTGCTTTCTCGCTCTCCTTATTTCGACCATTTTATGAACTCGGTTGTGATTTCGCTTGGGGCTAGTCTTCTTGGGCTGCTTATTGCAATCCCAGCTGCTTGGTCTATGGCCTTCGTTCAAACTAAGCGCACAAAGAACCTGCTTATGTGGATGCTCTCTACCAAGATGCTTCCACCGGTGGGTGTGTTAATTCCTATCTATCTGCTATTTCGCGATTTTGGATTACTAGATACACGCATTGGTTTGGTCATTGTAATGACGCTTATCAACCTGCCTATCATGGTATGGATGCTTTATACCTACTTTAGAGAAATCCCTAATGAAATCTTAGAAGCGGCACGTATGGATGGCGCTGGAATAAAACAAGAGATCTTTCAGGTGCTGCTGCCGATAGCGCTGCCGGGTATTGCGTCAACTTTACTGTTGAACGTTATCTTGGCGTGGAACGAGGCATTCTGGACACTTATTCTTACCGCGGCTAACGCAGCGCCTTTAACCGCATTTATTGCCAGTTACTCAAGCCCTGAGGGGTTATTTTACGCAAAACTATCGGCTGCCTCCGTGATGGCCGTGGTACCAATTCTTATTCTTGGTTGGTTTAGTCAGAAACAGTTAGTGCGCGGCTTAAGCTTCGGCGCAGTTAAATAG
- a CDS encoding Gfo/Idh/MocA family protein: protein MNKPLKVLIQGTGFAGQGHAEAFRYAGAEVVGIVGRTESVVKEVAENLSIPYASTDWDDALEVCKPDIVSIATPGGAHESAIISAIEKGCHVFSDKPLSTTGESATRLYKLAEKKGVKTAFAASFRYMPDVLFAKRLVAEGKIGEPLEAECISHFNLERNIPFGWSHRKEDGGGRLNNNFTHKLSIVTSILGEEILSIMGEVRDDLGKAPIVEGVHNFKKRRDFIPEDINDPSLKWGESNVEWSYTVLAQIKSERATKPVSVLFKHGGLHPRFNEDHVVIYGSKGAIYIKGHYASGPLYLYDQNTQQWNEQPLPNDIAENNPEGEGDTERNWRYLIRELVADIEGTQDVTYQTFKEGAQYQQLIDLIRQNDNWVDVKHLV from the coding sequence ATGAATAAGCCACTAAAAGTATTAATTCAAGGTACGGGGTTTGCCGGTCAGGGGCACGCTGAAGCTTTTAGGTATGCGGGGGCAGAAGTTGTAGGAATAGTTGGAAGAACAGAGTCTGTTGTAAAAGAAGTCGCTGAAAACTTGTCTATTCCTTACGCCAGTACCGATTGGGATGACGCGTTAGAAGTATGTAAGCCAGATATAGTGTCAATAGCAACACCAGGCGGCGCGCACGAAAGCGCGATTATCAGCGCTATCGAAAAGGGGTGCCATGTCTTTAGTGACAAACCGCTTTCTACAACGGGTGAGTCAGCTACTCGCCTTTACAAACTAGCAGAAAAGAAAGGGGTAAAAACGGCTTTTGCCGCCAGCTTCAGATACATGCCGGATGTTCTTTTTGCTAAACGCCTAGTGGCTGAAGGTAAAATCGGTGAACCTTTAGAAGCCGAATGTATTTCTCATTTCAACTTAGAGCGCAATATTCCCTTTGGCTGGTCTCACCGTAAAGAAGATGGTGGCGGCCGTCTGAATAACAATTTTACCCATAAGTTATCCATCGTAACCTCTATTTTAGGCGAAGAAATTCTATCTATTATGGGCGAAGTGCGAGATGACCTCGGTAAAGCGCCTATTGTCGAGGGCGTTCACAACTTCAAAAAACGAAGAGACTTTATTCCTGAAGATATTAACGACCCATCACTTAAGTGGGGAGAATCTAATGTTGAATGGAGTTATACCGTACTAGCGCAGATAAAGAGTGAGCGCGCAACAAAGCCTGTTTCTGTACTTTTCAAGCATGGTGGGCTGCATCCTAGATTTAATGAAGATCACGTAGTTATCTACGGAAGCAAAGGCGCTATTTACATTAAAGGGCACTATGCCAGCGGACCGCTTTATCTTTACGACCAGAATACTCAGCAATGGAACGAGCAGCCACTGCCTAACGACATTGCTGAAAATAACCCTGAAGGTGAAGGGGATACCGAGCGTAATTGGCGATACCTTATCCGCGAACTTGTTGCCGACATTGAAGGTACGCAAGATGTCACTTATCAGACCTTTAAAGAAGGTGCTCAATACCAGCAACTTATCGATTTGATTAGACAAAACGACAACTGGGTTGACGTGAAGCACTTAGTCTAG
- a CDS encoding carbohydrate ABC transporter permease codes for MATTQSRTLAKIMLFPSVSLLLAWMIVPLCMTLYFSVLDYNLLMPGDNAFIGFLNYEFFLTDPAFIESFFNTLLLVGGVLFITICGGIGLAVLLDQAIWGRNYVRIMVLAPFFVMPTVSALVWKNMFMNPVNGLFAHFAEFIGVTPIDFFAELPLLSIIIIVSWQWLPFAALILLTAIQSLDREQLEAADLDGAGPWSKFVYIVLPHLSRAVTAVILIETIFLLSIFAEILVTTSGGPGYSSTNITYLIYTQSLLQFDVGGGSAGGIVAVVIANIVAIFLMRLIGKNLEG; via the coding sequence ATGGCGACCACACAATCTCGTACTTTAGCCAAAATCATGCTTTTCCCTTCGGTCTCTTTGCTTTTAGCATGGATGATCGTGCCTCTATGCATGACCCTTTATTTCTCGGTATTAGACTATAACTTGCTAATGCCGGGCGATAACGCATTTATCGGCTTTCTCAACTACGAGTTCTTTTTAACTGACCCCGCGTTTATCGAGTCATTTTTTAACACCCTGCTGCTGGTAGGCGGTGTGTTGTTTATCACTATTTGTGGCGGAATTGGCTTAGCGGTTTTATTAGACCAGGCAATATGGGGACGAAACTATGTACGCATAATGGTGCTTGCACCGTTTTTTGTTATGCCTACAGTATCGGCGCTGGTATGGAAAAACATGTTCATGAACCCAGTAAATGGTCTGTTTGCTCACTTCGCTGAGTTCATTGGCGTAACCCCTATCGACTTTTTTGCTGAACTGCCTTTGCTATCAATAATTATCATTGTGTCGTGGCAGTGGCTACCGTTTGCTGCACTGATTTTACTTACTGCTATTCAATCGCTTGACCGAGAGCAACTAGAAGCGGCAGACCTTGACGGTGCCGGTCCATGGAGCAAGTTTGTATATATCGTGTTACCTCACCTTTCTCGCGCGGTTACGGCAGTAATTTTAATTGAAACGATTTTCTTGCTATCGATTTTCGCTGAAATTTTAGTAACGACCAGCGGTGGCCCTGGATATTCATCGACCAATATTACTTACCTTATTTATACCCAGTCGCTTCTTCAGTTTGATGTAGGCGGTGGTTCTGCAGGCGGCATTGTGGCAGTGGTCATTGCCAACATAGTCGCTATTTTCCTAATGCGCCTTATTGGCAAGAACTTAGAGGGATAA